From a region of the Microcebus murinus isolate Inina chromosome 23, M.murinus_Inina_mat1.0, whole genome shotgun sequence genome:
- the CDK18 gene encoding cyclin-dependent kinase 18, producing the protein MNKMKNFKRRFSLSVPRTETIEESLAEFTEQFNQLHNRRNEDLQLGPLGRDPPPEPGTFSPTDSGEEPGRPSPGMQYRRRQSQRRFSMEDISKRLSLPMDIRLPQEFLQKLQLESPDLPKPLSRMSRRASLSDIGFGKLETYVKLDKLGEGTYATVFKGRSKLTENLVALKEIRLEHEEGAPCTAIREVSLLKNLKHANIVTLHDLIHTDRSLTLVFEYLDSDLKQYLDHCGNLMSMHNVKIFMFQLLRGLAYCHRRKILHRDLKPQNLLINERGELKLADFGLARAKSVPTKTYSNEVVTLWYRPPDVLLGSTEYSTPIDMWGVGCIHYEMATGRPLFPGSTVKEELHLIFRLLGTPTEETWPGVTALSEFRTYNFPRYLPQPLISHAPRLDTDGISLLTGLLLYESKSRTSAEAALSHPYFRSLGERVHQLEDTASIFSLKEIQLQKDPGYRGLAFQQPGRGKSRRQSIF; encoded by the exons ATGAACAAGATGAAGAACTTCAAGCGCCGTTTCTCGCTGTCAGTGCCCCGCACGGAGACCATCGAGGAGTCCTTGGCAGAGTTCACGGAGCAGTTCAACCAGCTCCACAACCGGAGGAACGAGG ACCTGCAGCTCGGTCCTCTTGGCAGAGACCCCCCGCCGGAGCCCGGCACCTTCTCCCCCACGGACAGCGGGGAGGAGCCCGGGCGGCCGTCCCCGGGCATGCAGTACCGGCGGCGGCAGAGCCAGCGTCGCTTCTCCATGGAG GACATCAGCAAGAGGCTCTCTCTGCCCATGGATATCCGGCTGCCCCAGGAATTCTTGCAGAAGCTACAGCTGGAGAGCCCAGACCTCCCCAAGCCACTCAGCCGCATGTCCCGCCGCGCCTCCCTG TCAGATATCGGCTTTGGGAAACTGGAAACGTACGTGAAACTGGACAAGCTGGGGGAG GGCACCTACGCCACAGTCTTCAAAGGGCGCAGCAAGCTGACGGAGAACCTGGTGGCCCTGAAGGAGATCCGGCTGGAGCATGAGGAGGGGGCGCCCTGCACTGCCATCCGAGAGG TGTCTCTCCTGAAGAACCTGAAGCACGCCAATATCGTGACCCTGCACGACCTCATCCACACCGACCGGTCCCTCACCCTGGTGTTTGAGTACCTG GACAGTGACCTGAAGCAGTACCTGGACCACTGTGGCAACCTCATGAGCATGCACAATGTCAAG ATTTTCATGTTCCAGCTGCTCCGGGGCCTCGCCTACTGCCACCGCCGCAAGATCCTGCACCGCGACCTGAAGCCCCAGAACCTGCTCATCAATGAGCGGGGGGAGCTGAAGCTGGCCGACTTTG GACTGGCCCGGGCCAAGTCAGTGCCCACAAAGACCTACTCCAATGAGGTGGTGACCCTGTGGTACCGGCCCCCCGATGTGCTGCTGGGCTCCACCGAGTACTCCACCCCCATTGACATGTG GGGCGTGGGCTGCATCCACTACGAGATGGCCACGGGGAGGCCCCTGTTCCCCGGCTCCACGGTCAAGGAGGAGCTGCACCTCATCTTCCGCCTGCTCG GGACCCCTACAGAGGAGACGTGGCCCGGCGTGACAGCCCTGTCCGAGTTCCGGACCTACAACTTCCCCCGGTACCTCCCGCAGCCGCTCATCAGCCACGCGCCCAG GTTGGATACCGATGGCATCAGCCTCCTAACCGGCCTCCTCCTG TACGAATCCAAGAGTCGAACGTCGGCAGAGGCTGCCCTGAGTCACCCCTACTTCCGGTCTTTGGGAGAGCGTGTGCACCAGCTTGAAGACA ctGCCTCCATCTTCTCCCTGAAGGAGATCCAGCTCCAGAAGGACCCAGGCTACCGCGGCCTGGCCTTCCAGCAGCCAG GACGAGGGAAGAGCCGGCGGCAGAGCATCTTCTGA